From a single Sebastes umbrosus isolate fSebUmb1 chromosome 17, fSebUmb1.pri, whole genome shotgun sequence genomic region:
- the phldb2a gene encoding LOW QUALITY PROTEIN: pleckstrin homology-like domain family B member 2 (The sequence of the model RefSeq protein was modified relative to this genomic sequence to represent the inferred CDS: inserted 5 bases in 4 codons; deleted 4 bases in 4 codons; substituted 1 base at 1 genomic stop codon), with the protein MNSMLPQRSAVATLGYSSDCVKMERGGGGGSVGGTLLRGSRSKAELQDXMETLQRRKSALEASLRXAECSRKYLSVPTPVGSQPPGQLSILSNTERPPSASRNLFPTXPAAAVPPSPRQGERQLSPNGLLRHSHSRHQSQDSLLLSNVADGSSLLSSYGKPLPRSPRVKSGAASVPSSPRMGRRLXTPRAKAGGDSRQRKYSTGSLNSLGMHSRSLPRLHNADPPALSLPLRHSVGSHRGGSAGQRRSLSSLEQPPDVTVPASMPSTPRRASLASLSSLGVELDGTGLDLGFGERRLSFGKGGLSPGQRVGSISSLNGXEELRDYHLHQRDERLREQKVQRLECQRLETILNLCTEFGHVEREPAGSSVSDLQKINKELEKLQVSDDESVFSDSPSSNAPEGCLGAKARDFQLAEEQQASQRQQSGYREARSHSPAISLNSSAPSPSTHHRAKALESMQLKQEVTHIEEERIQVLNNIEELEQKIKDLDNQMEESVREMEVECALLEGEHESEMAQLQREKELLEQLKKKIHGIEKTSHTEKSQEAREQTKSLEDLEFQKLEREINQDEEKESQSQELLREIAECQRVAVTRKERLLTLKKQSSQITLQAQQERENFQREKNNLLVMLQKEREKLASLEGKYAELSEGHSFTNNPGAIKEHSLKERRRSGKENSFHPSDSLPHKRSQQLLTSYGRSLGRTLPPKAHLPLSQSSSCGSVIPQGFNFSPRDLSTRRLPKSHAHMNEDRQRRSDYCSRMISEPSVFLDSFTYPDNSQASDTVSVDSSDSLETSFSACSPDNISSASTSNMAKIEEMERLLREAQAEKHRLLEHREREMEMRRHALEEERRRREDLEKRLQEETSRRQKLVEREVKLREKQRSQSRLLTRYLPVRKDDFDLHGHIEAAGHNPDACFHLAITDKTCRGFLVKMGGKIKTWKKRWFVFDQNRRTLTYYADKHETKMKGVIYFQAIEEVYYDHLKNAHKSPNPSLTFSVKTHDRVYYMVAPSPEAMRIWMDVMVTGAEGHMHFMV; encoded by the exons ATGAACAGCATGCTTCCTCAGAGGAGTGCTGTCGCCACACTGGGCTACAGCTCAG ACTGTGTGAAGATGGAGCGCGGCGGCGGTGGTGGCTCAGTGGGTGGGACGTTGCTGAGGGGCTCTCGCTCTAAGGCAGAGCTACAGG TGATGGAGACACTGCAGCGCAGAAAGAGTGCTCTGGAGGCCAGCTTGA CAGCCGAGTGCAGCCGCAAGTACCTCAGCGTGCCCACACCAGTTGGATCCCAGCCACCAGGCCAGCTGTCCATCCTCAGCAATACAGAACGACCTCCGTCTGCCTCCAGAAACCTTTTTCCTACATGACCAGCAGCAGCCGTGCCTCCATCACCTCGCCAAGGTGAACGCCAGCTGAGCCCTAATGGTTTGCTCCGTCACTCCCACTCTCGCCACCAGTCACAAGACAGTCTGCTCCTCTCTAACGTGGCAGATGGAAGCTCCCTGCTCTCCTCCTATGGGAAGCCCCTACCTCGTTCTCCCAGGGTCAAAAGTGGAGCAGCCAGCGTGCCG TCTAGCCCTCGCATGGGCCGCAGGCT TACTCCCAGGGCCAAAGCTGGAGGAGACTCTAGGCAGAGGAAGTACTCCACTGGCTCCCTCAACAGCCTGGGGATGCACAGTCGTTCTCTGCCACGGCTTCACAACGCAGACCCCCCTGCACTGTCGCTGCCATTACGACACTCAGTGGGTTCCCACAGAGGAGGCTCAGCGGGGCAGCGGCGTAGTCTCTCTTCCCTGGAGCAGCCACCAGATGTAACGGTACCAGCCAGCATGCCCAGCACCCCCAGGAGGGCCAGCCTGGCCTCTCTGAGCTCTCTGGGAGTAGAGTTGGACGGGACAGGCTTAGATCTGGGCTTCGGAGAGAGGAGGTTGTCCTTTGGGAAGGGTGGGCTGAGTCCAGGACAAAGGGTGGGCAGCATCAGCTCTTTGAATG AAGAGGAGCTGAGAGACTATCACCTGCACCAGAGAGATGAA CGACTCAGGGAGCAGAAAGTTCAGAGATTG GAGTGCCAGCGT CTAGAGACCATCTTAAACCTGTGCACCGAGTTTGGCCATGTGGAGAGAGAGCCGGCGGGCTCATCGGTCTCTGACCTGCAGAAGATCAATAAGGAGTTGGAGAAGCTGCAGGTGTCA GACGATGAGTCGGTGTTCTCCGACTCTCCCAGCAGCAACGCTCCAGAGGGCTGCTTAGGAGCCAAAGCCAGAGACTTCCAGCTCGCTGAGGAGCAGCAGGCCAGCCAGCGTCAGCAGAGCGGCTACAGAGAGGCCAGGTCCCACTCACCTGCTATCAGCCTCAACAGCAGTGCCCCCTCGCCCTCCACCCACCACAGAGCCAAG GCCTTGGAGAGCATGCAGCTGAAACAGGAAGTAACGCATATAGAGGAAGAGAGGATTCAAGTGCTGAACAATATCGAGGAGCTGGAGCAGAAGATCAAAGACCTGGACAACCAGATGGAGGAGTCTGTCAGAGAG ATGGAGGTGGAGTGTGCTCTGCTTGAAGGGGAGCATGAGTCGGAGATGGCCCAGCTGCAGAGGGAAAAGGAGCTTCTGGAGCAACTTAAGAAAAAGATTCATGGTATTGAGAAGACAAGCCACACTGAGAAATCACAG GAGGCCAGGGAGCAGACAAAAAGTTTGGAGGATTTGGAGTTTCAGAAGCTGGAGAGAGAAATTAATCAGGACGAGGAAAAAGAGAGTCAGAGCCAGGAGCTGCTGCGAGAGATTGCAGAGTGTCAGCGTGTCGCAGTCACACGCAAG gaaaGACTCCTGACGCTGAAGAAACAGTCCTCACAGATTACTTTACAGGCTCAGCAAGAAAGAGAGAATTTCCAGAGGGAGAAAAACAATTTGCTCGTCATGCTTCAGAAG gagagagagaaactggcCTCTTTGGAAGGAAAGTATGCAGAGTTGTCTGAGGGGCACAGCTTCACTAACAACCCTGGAGCTATCAAAGAG CACTCTCTGAAGGAAAGGAGAAGAAGCGGCAAAGAAAACTCTTTCCACCCAAGCGACAGCCTACCTCATAAGAGGAGCCAGCAGCTCCTCACCTCTTACGGCAGATCCCTGGGACGCACGCTTCCCCCCAAG GCCCACTTGCCTCTGTCCCAGAGCTCCAGCTGTGGCAGCGTCATCCCACAAGGCTTCAACTTCTCCCCTCGGGACCTGAGCACCCGACGCCTGCCCAAGA GCCATGCACACATgaatgaagacagacagaggaggagtgATTATTGCAGCAGGATGATCTCTGAGCCTAGCGTGTTTCTGGACTCCTTCACCTACCCGGACAACAGCCAGGCCTCGGATACCGTCAGCGTGGACAGCTCCGACAGCCTGGAGACCAGCTTCTCTGCCTGCTCCCCAGACAACATCTCcag CGCCAGCACATCCAATATGGCGAAGATTGAGGAAATGGAGCGTTTACTGCGAGAGGCCCAGGCTGAGAAGCACAGGCTCCTCGAGCATCGG GAGCGTGAGATGGAGATGCGCCGGCATGCTCTGGAGGAGGAGCGAAGACGACGGGAGGATCTGGAGAAACGGCTGCAGGAGGAGACGAGCAGGAGACAGAAACTTGTGGAGAGAGAGGTGAAGCTCAGGGAGAAACAAAGATCACAG TCCCGGCTGTTGACTCGCTACCTCCCTGTAAGGAAAGATGACTTTGACCTCCATGGCCATATTGAAGCAGCTGGACACAACCCAGACGCCTGCTTCCATCTGGCCATCACCGATAAAACCTGTCGAGGCTTCCTGGTCAAAATGGGCGGCAAGATCAAGACCTGGAAGAAACGCTGGTTTGTCTTCGATCAGAATCGCAGGACGCTCACCTACTATGCAG ACAAACATGAGACCAAGATGAAAGGAGTCATTTACTTCCAAGCCATAGAGGAGGTGTACTACGACCATTTAAAGAATGCACACAAA AGCCCAAACCCCTCGCTGACGTTCAGCGTGAAGACCCACGATCGGGTGTACTACATGGTGGCTCCATCGCCTGAGGCCATGCGTATCTGGATGGACGTCATGGTTACGGGTGCCGAAGGACACATGCATTTCATGGTGTAA
- the LOC119475874 gene encoding organic solute transporter subunit alpha-like has protein sequence MEETLNSTVHPACLQEPPLAIDVIKQLDMFEWCLYSMLTFMTCVSLLLYLEQCVYIYINLPYPKKTTLMWISGAAPVIATMSCFGMWIPRSVMFTDMTSNCYFAVVVYKVLVLMIEELGGSSAFLKRFSSKTFLINTGPCCCCCLCLPRVPMSRRLLFFLKLGALQYAILKTVLSVLAIVLWTNGNFDLSDLEITGTAIWINPFIGVLTIISLWPVAIIFMNTNSLLRSLNIVPKYAIYQLILVLSQLQTSIINILALDGTIACAPPFSSQARGSMLSQQMMIMEMFILTLVNQRFYRRTYDTLPSEAHDNDQNAKVALQAALVEHDV, from the exons ATGGAGGAAACCCTCAACAGCACTGTTCATCCGGCTTGTTTACAAGAGCCCCCGCTGGCGATAGACGTGATAAAGC AGCTGGATATGTTTGAATGGTGCCTGTACTCCATGCTCACCTTCATGACCTGCGTCTCCCTGCTGCTCTATCTGGAGCAGTgcgtctatatatatataaatcttcCCTACCCCAAGAAGACGACCCTCATGTGGATAAGTGGTGCAGCACCG GTCATTGCCACCATGTCTTGTTTTGGGATGTGGATCCCGAGGTCAGTCATGTTCACAGACATGACGTCGAACTG TTATTTTGCAGTGGTGGTGTATAAGGTCTTGGTTCTGATGATCGAGGAGTTGGGGGGCAGCAGTGCTTTTCTGAAGCGGTTTTCCAGTAAAACCTTTCTGATCAACACAGgaccgtgctgctgctgctgcctctgttTACCCCGCGTGCCCATGTCACG GCGATTGTTATTCTTCCTGAAGTTGGGTGCTCTGCAGTATGCAATCCTGAAGACGGTGCTCTCTGTCCTTGCCATAGTATTGTGGACAAACGGCAACTTCGATCTCTCTGAT CTAGAGATCACTGGTACGGCCATTTGGATTAATCCATTCATTGGCGTTCTCACTATCATCTCCCTTTGGCCTGTTGCCATCATCTTCATGAACACTAACAGCTTGCTACGCAGCCTCAATATTGTACCCAAGTACGCCATCTACCAG CTAATACTTGTACTAAGTCAGCTGCAGACATCAATCATTAACATCCTGGCCTTGGATGGGACTATCGCCTGCGCCCCTCCCTTCTCTTCTCAAGCTCGTGGCTCCA TGCTAAGTCAGCAGATGATGATCATGGAGATGTTCATCCTCACTCTGGTTAATCAGCGTTTCTACCGTCGTACATATGACACACTTCCCTCTGAGGCACATGACAATGACCAGAACGCTAAAGTCGCCCTGCAGGCTGCTCTCGTGGAGCATGATGTCTaa